In Arthrobacter sp. SLBN-112, a genomic segment contains:
- a CDS encoding DUF402 domain-containing protein, with translation MRDEDALKYPGAVGESGPVLHTTTTRVPGNLQPGQLVVSRNRKWNGKAHWVVPGRYLGEDEHGWWIFQGTNEFCSRPGAAFYTRSDAVLLVPRQGDWVATFYDSAHPAGVRLYIDLAVGHEWTDIRPAVTELHVIDMDLDVIRTESRGVFIDDQDEFAEHSVSMRYPQRLIEDIQAAADELFHAVKAQQAPFDGTDVEWFAKGRI, from the coding sequence GTGAGGGACGAGGACGCACTGAAGTACCCGGGCGCCGTGGGGGAGTCGGGGCCGGTTTTGCATACCACCACCACACGCGTCCCCGGCAACCTGCAACCCGGCCAGCTGGTGGTATCCCGCAACCGGAAATGGAACGGCAAGGCACACTGGGTGGTCCCCGGGCGGTACCTTGGCGAAGACGAGCACGGATGGTGGATCTTCCAGGGCACCAACGAGTTTTGTTCACGCCCCGGCGCCGCGTTCTACACGCGCTCCGACGCCGTGCTCCTGGTACCGCGCCAAGGCGACTGGGTGGCCACGTTCTACGATTCCGCCCATCCTGCCGGCGTGCGGCTCTACATCGACCTCGCCGTGGGCCATGAATGGACGGACATCCGGCCTGCCGTAACCGAGTTGCACGTGATCGACATGGACCTGGACGTGATCCGCACCGAATCACGCGGTGTCTTTATCGACGACCAGGACGAATTTGCCGAGCACAGCGTGTCCATGCGCTACCCCCAGCGGCTGATCGAGGATATCCAGGCGGCCGCGGACGAACTTTTCCATGCCGTGAAGGCGCAGCAGGCGCCTTTCGACGGTACCGACGTTGAATGGTTTGCAAAGGGACGCATATGA
- a CDS encoding aconitate hydratase — MSTVDSFGSKGKLNVAGTEYEIFRLNSVEGAENLPFSLKVLLENLLRTEDGANITADHVRALAGWDPNAEPDTEIQFTPARVIMQDFTGVPCVVDLATMREAVKELGGDPKRVNPLAPAEMVIDHSVQIDAFGNSGALERNMEIEYQRNGERYQFLRWGQTAFDDFKVVPPGTGIVHQVNIEYLARTVMTREVDGSLRAYPDTCVGTDSHTTMVNGLGVLGWGVGGIEAEAAMLGQPVSMLIPRVVGFKLTGSIPAGATATDVVLTITEQLRQHGVVGKFVEFYGEGVAAVPLANRATIGNMSPEFGSTAAMFPIDDVTLDYLRLTGRSDENVALVEAYAKEQGLWHDPSREIKFSEYLELDLSTVVPSISGPKRPQDRIILTESKAQFREDLRNYVKVDLADGSLDEAIDESFPASDSPSFTASATHLTEQAPHAHGPKSNGRPSQKVAVKTADGREFELDHGAVSIASITSCTNTSNPSVMLAAALLARNAVDKGLTSKPWVKTSVAPGSKVVTDYYNKSGLTPYLEKLGFYIVGYGCATCIGNSGPLDAEISEAIQANDLSVTAVLSGNRNFEGRINPDVKMNYLASPPLVIAYALAGTMDFDFENDALGQDEAGNDIFLKDIWPNPVEVQQVIDSSIDKGMFARGYEGVFDGDDRWKALDTPAGDTFAWDEKSTYVRKPPYFEGMQAQPEPVKDIAGARVLLKLGDSVTTDHISPAGSFKSDTPAGQYLLANGVERKDFNSYGSRRGNHEVMIRGTFANIRIKNQLLDGVEGGFTRDFTQADGPQAYVYDAAQNYQAAGTPLVVLAGKEYGSGSSRDWAAKGTALLGVKAVIAESYERIHRSNLIGMGVLPLQYPAGQNAASLGLTGTETFAVEGVTALNEGTTPKTLKVTATAEDGSTTSFDAVLRIDTPGEADYYRNGGILQYVLRQISAN; from the coding sequence ATGAGCACTGTGGACAGCTTCGGTTCAAAAGGCAAACTTAATGTAGCCGGAACCGAGTACGAAATTTTCCGGTTGAACTCCGTTGAAGGTGCAGAAAACCTTCCGTTCAGCCTCAAGGTATTGCTTGAAAACCTATTGAGGACCGAGGACGGCGCGAACATTACGGCCGACCACGTCCGCGCACTGGCCGGTTGGGATCCCAACGCCGAGCCCGACACTGAAATCCAGTTCACGCCGGCGCGCGTGATCATGCAGGACTTCACTGGCGTGCCCTGCGTTGTGGACCTCGCCACCATGCGTGAGGCCGTCAAGGAACTCGGCGGAGACCCGAAGCGGGTCAACCCGCTGGCACCGGCGGAAATGGTGATCGACCACTCCGTGCAGATCGACGCCTTCGGCAACTCCGGCGCACTGGAGCGCAACATGGAGATCGAGTACCAGCGCAACGGCGAGCGGTACCAGTTCCTCCGGTGGGGCCAGACCGCGTTCGACGACTTCAAGGTTGTCCCGCCGGGAACCGGCATCGTGCACCAGGTCAACATCGAATACCTGGCCCGCACGGTCATGACCCGCGAGGTTGACGGTTCGCTGCGCGCCTACCCTGACACCTGCGTCGGCACCGACTCGCACACCACCATGGTCAACGGCCTGGGCGTGCTCGGCTGGGGCGTCGGCGGCATCGAAGCAGAGGCTGCCATGCTGGGCCAGCCCGTCTCCATGCTGATCCCGCGCGTCGTCGGCTTCAAGCTGACCGGGTCCATCCCGGCCGGCGCCACCGCCACCGACGTCGTGCTCACCATCACCGAGCAGCTGCGCCAGCACGGAGTGGTGGGCAAGTTCGTCGAGTTCTACGGCGAAGGCGTCGCGGCCGTGCCGCTGGCCAACCGCGCCACCATCGGCAACATGAGCCCCGAGTTCGGTTCCACCGCCGCCATGTTCCCGATCGACGACGTCACCCTCGACTACCTGCGCCTCACCGGCCGGTCCGACGAGAACGTTGCCCTGGTCGAGGCGTACGCGAAGGAACAGGGCCTCTGGCACGACCCCTCCCGCGAGATCAAGTTCTCCGAGTACCTTGAGCTGGATCTGTCGACGGTTGTCCCGTCGATCTCCGGCCCGAAGCGCCCGCAGGACCGCATCATCCTCACCGAATCCAAGGCCCAGTTCCGCGAGGACCTCCGCAACTACGTCAAGGTTGACCTCGCCGACGGCAGCCTGGACGAAGCGATCGACGAGAGCTTCCCGGCATCGGACTCACCGTCGTTCACCGCCTCGGCGACCCACCTCACGGAGCAGGCCCCGCACGCCCACGGTCCCAAGTCCAACGGACGCCCGTCCCAGAAGGTGGCCGTCAAGACCGCCGACGGCCGTGAATTCGAACTGGACCACGGTGCCGTGTCGATCGCCTCGATCACCTCCTGCACCAACACGTCCAACCCCTCCGTGATGCTGGCTGCCGCACTGCTGGCCCGCAACGCCGTGGACAAGGGCCTCACCTCGAAGCCCTGGGTCAAGACCTCCGTTGCTCCCGGCTCCAAAGTGGTCACCGACTACTACAACAAGTCGGGCCTGACCCCGTACCTCGAGAAGCTCGGCTTCTACATCGTCGGCTACGGCTGCGCCACCTGCATCGGCAACTCCGGCCCGCTCGACGCCGAGATCTCCGAGGCCATCCAGGCCAACGACCTCTCCGTCACGGCCGTGCTTTCCGGCAACCGCAACTTTGAAGGCCGGATCAACCCGGACGTCAAGATGAACTACCTGGCCTCCCCGCCGCTGGTCATCGCGTACGCCCTGGCCGGAACCATGGACTTCGACTTCGAAAACGATGCCCTGGGCCAGGACGAAGCCGGCAACGACATCTTCCTCAAGGACATCTGGCCGAACCCGGTCGAGGTCCAGCAGGTCATCGATTCCTCGATCGACAAGGGCATGTTCGCCCGCGGCTACGAGGGCGTCTTCGACGGCGACGACCGCTGGAAGGCCCTCGACACCCCCGCCGGCGACACCTTCGCCTGGGACGAGAAGTCCACCTACGTCCGGAAGCCCCCGTACTTCGAGGGCATGCAGGCACAGCCGGAGCCGGTCAAGGACATCGCCGGTGCGCGCGTACTGCTGAAGCTCGGCGACTCCGTCACCACCGACCACATCTCCCCGGCCGGTTCCTTCAAGTCCGACACCCCGGCCGGCCAGTACCTGCTGGCCAACGGCGTGGAGCGCAAGGACTTCAACTCCTACGGCTCACGCCGTGGCAACCACGAGGTCATGATCCGCGGCACGTTCGCCAACATCCGGATCAAGAACCAGTTGCTGGACGGCGTCGAGGGTGGCTTCACCCGCGACTTCACCCAGGCAGACGGTCCCCAGGCCTACGTCTACGATGCCGCGCAGAACTACCAGGCCGCCGGCACCCCGCTGGTCGTCCTGGCGGGCAAGGAGTACGGCTCCGGTTCGTCCCGCGACTGGGCTGCAAAGGGCACCGCGCTGCTGGGCGTCAAGGCTGTCATCGCCGAAAGCTACGAGCGCATCCACCGCTCCAACCTGATCGGCATGGGCGTCCTGCCGCTGCAGTACCCGGCCGGCCAGAACGCCGCCAGCCTGGGCCTGACCGGCACGGAAACCTTCGCCGTTGAGGGCGTCACCGCCCTGAACGAAGGCACCACGCCGAAGACCCTCAAGGTCACCGCGACGGCCGAAGACGGCTCCACCACCTCCTTCGATGCGGTCCTGCGCATTGATACCCCGGGTGAAGCCGACTACTACCGCAACGGCGGCATCCTGCAGTACGTGCTGCGCCAGATCTCCGCGAACTAG
- a CDS encoding APC family permease, with the protein MLTILNAVKRVLVGRPFRNDRLAHTLLPKKIALPIFASDALSSVAYAPDEILLTLALAGVSAVSISPLVGLAVMVVLLTVVASYRQNVHAYPSGGGDYEIANVNMGKYAGLTVASALLVDYVLTVAVSMSSAAAYLTTAVPSLHGQQAIIATIGVVILALVNLRGIKEAGSVFAVPTYIFMASILGMTAVGIFQAATGQLGQAPSAAFTIVPAEGFDQGLVGLAGAFLLLRAFSSGAAALTGVEAISNGVPNFRHPKSKNAATTLLLLGIIGAAMLAGIIYLANATKVHIVLDPAKEFLLNGSPLPEGYIQNPAISQIAQTIFGPGSIPFYIVVAATGVILVFASNTAFNGFPVLGSILAQDGYLPRQLRTRGDRLAFSNGVLALAAGALVLIISFDADVTKLIQLYIVGVFISFTLSQLGMIRHWGRELKLAKDKAVRRRMMKSRTINTIGFGMTGLVLVIVLITKFQQGAWIALLAMFILFLIMWSIRAHYDNVAKELAVDEDSSPRALPTRVHAVLLVSHVRKPVLRALAYARASRPSRLDAITVDIDPEETAHTITDWEKLEIPVPLTVLASPYRETVTPIMDYVKQMRLDSPRDLIVVYIPEYVVGKWWEQLVHNQTALRIKTRLHFEPGVMVASVPWQLKSSEEAKNLQDVQ; encoded by the coding sequence GTGTTGACAATACTGAACGCCGTCAAACGCGTGCTGGTGGGCAGGCCCTTCCGCAATGACCGGCTGGCCCATACCCTGCTTCCCAAGAAGATCGCACTGCCGATCTTCGCATCGGACGCGTTGTCGTCCGTAGCCTATGCCCCGGACGAGATCCTGCTGACCCTTGCCCTGGCAGGTGTCAGCGCAGTGTCGATCTCTCCCCTGGTGGGCCTGGCCGTGATGGTGGTCCTCCTCACCGTCGTGGCCTCCTACCGGCAGAACGTCCACGCCTACCCCTCCGGTGGCGGCGACTACGAGATCGCCAACGTGAACATGGGAAAGTACGCCGGCCTGACCGTGGCCTCGGCGCTGCTTGTCGACTACGTCCTGACGGTTGCCGTGTCCATGTCCTCGGCTGCGGCGTATCTCACCACTGCTGTCCCGTCGCTGCACGGCCAGCAGGCAATCATTGCCACCATCGGCGTCGTCATCCTTGCATTGGTGAACCTGCGCGGCATCAAGGAGGCGGGCAGCGTCTTCGCCGTCCCCACCTACATTTTCATGGCTTCCATCCTGGGCATGACGGCGGTGGGCATCTTCCAGGCGGCTACCGGGCAGCTGGGGCAGGCGCCGTCGGCAGCCTTCACCATCGTCCCGGCCGAGGGATTTGACCAGGGCCTGGTGGGGCTGGCCGGCGCCTTCCTGCTCCTGCGGGCGTTCTCCTCCGGCGCCGCGGCCCTGACCGGCGTTGAAGCCATCAGCAACGGCGTTCCCAACTTCCGGCACCCCAAAAGCAAGAACGCGGCCACCACCCTGCTGCTCCTGGGTATCATCGGCGCCGCGATGCTCGCGGGCATCATCTACCTGGCGAACGCCACCAAGGTCCACATCGTTCTGGACCCGGCCAAGGAATTCCTGCTCAACGGCAGCCCGCTGCCCGAGGGCTACATCCAGAACCCGGCCATCAGCCAGATCGCGCAGACGATTTTCGGCCCTGGTTCCATTCCGTTCTACATCGTGGTGGCAGCCACCGGCGTCATCCTGGTGTTCGCATCCAACACCGCCTTCAACGGCTTCCCGGTGCTGGGGTCCATCCTGGCGCAGGACGGCTACCTGCCACGGCAGCTGCGGACCCGCGGCGACAGGCTCGCCTTCAGCAACGGCGTGCTGGCCCTTGCCGCCGGCGCGCTGGTGCTGATCATCTCCTTCGACGCCGATGTCACCAAGCTGATCCAGCTCTACATCGTGGGCGTCTTCATCTCCTTCACCCTGAGCCAGCTCGGCATGATCAGGCACTGGGGCCGTGAACTGAAGCTCGCCAAGGACAAAGCCGTCCGGCGCCGGATGATGAAATCCCGGACCATCAACACCATCGGGTTCGGCATGACCGGCCTGGTGCTGGTCATCGTCCTCATCACCAAATTCCAGCAGGGCGCCTGGATCGCCTTGCTGGCCATGTTCATCCTCTTCCTGATCATGTGGAGCATCCGGGCACACTACGACAATGTGGCCAAGGAACTTGCCGTGGACGAGGATTCCTCACCGCGCGCCCTGCCCACCCGGGTCCACGCAGTGCTGCTGGTCTCGCATGTCCGCAAGCCGGTCCTGCGTGCCCTGGCCTATGCCCGCGCGTCCAGGCCCTCTCGGCTGGACGCCATCACCGTGGACATCGATCCGGAAGAGACCGCCCACACCATCACCGACTGGGAGAAGCTCGAAATCCCGGTTCCGCTGACGGTCCTTGCCAGCCCTTACCGCGAGACGGTCACGCCCATCATGGACTACGTCAAGCAGATGCGGCTTGACTCCCCGCGGGACCTCATCGTGGTCTACATTCCGGAATACGTCGTGGGCAAATGGTGGGAACAGCTGGTGCACAACCAGACTGCCCTGCGCATCAAGACCCGGCTGCACTTTGAGCCGGGCGTCATGGTGGCCAGCGTTCCCTGGCAGCTCAAATCATCCGAAGAAGCCAAGAACCTGCAGGACGTCCAGTGA
- the dxs gene encoding 1-deoxy-D-xylulose-5-phosphate synthase, with protein sequence MGILDTIRNPQDLNELTEEQLEQLASEIREFLITNVSQTGGHLGPNLGVVELTLAVHRIFESPRDSIVFDTGHQSYVHKLLTGRQDFSTLRQEGGLSGYPSRVESEHDIVESSHASSSLSWADGISRARQLTGEGDRHVVAIVGDGALTGGMAWEAINNIAADKKRRVVIVVNDNGRSYAPTVGGFADYLASLRPTIDSFRAAPAYEGALDWWKKKLQNGGPAGQFTYKSLHAMKKGIKDWWAPQGMFEDLGMKYIGPVDGHNLQAMEHALSTARNYGGPVIVHAMTEKGHGYAPARAHEADQFHAVGIIDPETGEPTGTGGAQSWTSVFADEIAAIADEREDIVGITGAMLIPVGLHKFAAKHPTRVVDVGIAEQHALTAAAGMAFGGLHPVVAVYATFLNRAFDQLLMDVALHKAGVTIVLDRAGVTGPDGASHHGMWDMAMVQIVPGLHLAAPRDASRLREELREAVAISDAPSVVRFSKGSVGPEVDALERLSDGVDILARRPSGSTENDVLIVSVGAMSELALDVANRLGAQGISSTVVDPRWVLPVRRSIIALASHHRLVVCIEDGVRAGGVGSRIRQEMRAAGVDTALNEVGLPVEFLDHGTRAQVMERVGLTAQQITHDVVAQVLGTKVPFARPLPGQQHPTTGSLPIL encoded by the coding sequence TTGGGAATCTTGGACACCATCCGGAATCCGCAGGACCTGAACGAGTTGACCGAGGAACAGCTGGAGCAGCTGGCTTCGGAGATCAGGGAGTTCCTGATCACGAACGTCTCCCAGACGGGCGGCCACCTCGGACCCAACCTCGGCGTCGTGGAACTGACGCTGGCCGTACACCGCATCTTCGAATCCCCCCGCGACAGCATCGTCTTCGACACGGGCCACCAGTCATACGTCCATAAACTCCTCACAGGGCGCCAGGACTTCAGCACCCTCCGCCAGGAAGGCGGCCTCTCCGGCTACCCCTCACGTGTGGAGTCCGAACACGACATCGTGGAAAGCTCGCACGCCTCCTCCTCCCTGTCCTGGGCGGACGGCATCTCCCGGGCCCGCCAGCTCACAGGCGAAGGCGACCGGCACGTGGTGGCCATCGTGGGCGACGGCGCCCTGACCGGTGGCATGGCCTGGGAAGCCATCAACAACATCGCGGCAGACAAGAAGCGCCGGGTGGTCATCGTCGTCAACGACAATGGGCGCTCCTACGCCCCGACCGTGGGCGGTTTTGCCGACTACCTCGCGTCCCTGCGCCCCACCATTGACTCCTTCCGCGCCGCGCCCGCCTATGAGGGCGCGCTGGACTGGTGGAAGAAGAAGCTGCAAAACGGCGGGCCGGCAGGCCAGTTCACCTACAAGAGCCTGCACGCCATGAAAAAGGGCATCAAGGACTGGTGGGCTCCGCAGGGCATGTTCGAGGACCTCGGCATGAAATACATCGGCCCGGTGGACGGCCACAACCTCCAGGCCATGGAGCATGCGCTCTCTACCGCCCGGAACTACGGCGGCCCCGTCATCGTCCACGCCATGACCGAAAAGGGACATGGCTACGCCCCCGCCCGCGCCCATGAAGCGGACCAGTTCCACGCGGTAGGCATCATCGATCCGGAAACCGGCGAACCAACGGGCACCGGCGGCGCCCAGTCCTGGACCTCCGTCTTCGCCGACGAGATCGCCGCCATCGCCGACGAACGCGAGGACATCGTCGGCATCACCGGCGCCATGCTGATCCCGGTGGGGTTGCACAAGTTCGCCGCCAAGCACCCGACGCGCGTCGTCGACGTCGGCATCGCCGAGCAGCATGCCCTCACCGCTGCCGCCGGTATGGCTTTCGGCGGGCTCCACCCCGTCGTCGCCGTCTACGCCACCTTCCTGAACCGGGCCTTCGACCAGCTGCTGATGGACGTCGCCCTCCACAAGGCCGGAGTCACCATCGTGCTGGACCGTGCCGGTGTCACCGGCCCGGATGGCGCCAGCCACCACGGCATGTGGGACATGGCCATGGTCCAGATCGTTCCCGGCCTGCACCTGGCCGCACCGCGCGACGCCAGCCGCCTCCGGGAGGAACTGCGGGAAGCGGTGGCCATCAGCGACGCGCCCAGCGTGGTCCGCTTCTCCAAGGGATCGGTGGGCCCCGAGGTGGATGCCCTCGAGCGGCTCAGCGACGGCGTGGACATCCTGGCCCGCCGCCCCTCCGGCTCCACCGAGAACGATGTCCTGATCGTCAGTGTCGGTGCCATGTCCGAGCTCGCCCTCGATGTCGCAAACCGGCTTGGTGCGCAGGGCATCAGCAGCACGGTGGTTGATCCGCGCTGGGTGCTCCCGGTCCGCCGCTCCATCATCGCGCTGGCTTCGCACCACCGCCTGGTGGTCTGCATCGAAGACGGCGTCCGGGCCGGCGGCGTCGGCTCGCGCATCCGCCAGGAAATGCGCGCTGCGGGGGTGGACACCGCACTGAACGAGGTGGGCCTGCCCGTTGAGTTCCTCGACCACGGCACCCGCGCCCAGGTCATGGAGCGCGTGGGGCTCACCGCCCAGCAGATAACGCACGACGTCGTCGCGCAGGTTTTGGGAACAAAGGTACCGTTCGCGCGTCCCCTGCCGGGGCAGCAGCACCCCACCACTGGCAGCCTCCCGATCCTGTGA
- a CDS encoding TrkA family potassium uptake protein, translating into MAHFVIMGCGRVGATLAHTLEDAGHSVAIIDQDDRAFRRLRQGFTGRKVTGVGFDRDTLKQAGVGEAYAFAAVSSGDNSNILATRVARETFHVPHVVARIYDPGRAEIYQRLGIPTVAAVRWSADQVLRRILPEQHLAGDFREPSGRLVLAELDLDGGWIGHRISSIEKAAGVRVAYLTRFGEGLLPDAGTAYQDGDTVHAMLQVDRSALVAQILAKAPAKEYQ; encoded by the coding sequence GTGGCGCATTTCGTGATCATGGGATGTGGCCGGGTGGGGGCAACGCTGGCGCACACGCTGGAGGATGCCGGTCATTCCGTGGCCATCATCGACCAGGACGACCGCGCGTTCCGCCGGCTCCGCCAGGGGTTCACGGGCCGGAAGGTCACCGGTGTGGGATTCGACCGGGACACCCTCAAGCAGGCCGGCGTGGGTGAAGCCTATGCCTTCGCGGCGGTGTCCAGCGGTGACAACTCGAACATCCTGGCGACCCGCGTGGCGCGCGAGACATTCCACGTCCCGCACGTGGTGGCCCGGATCTACGACCCGGGACGTGCCGAGATCTACCAGCGCCTGGGCATTCCCACGGTGGCCGCCGTCCGCTGGAGCGCAGACCAGGTCCTGCGCCGCATCCTCCCCGAGCAGCACCTCGCCGGCGACTTCCGGGAGCCCTCCGGGCGTCTGGTCCTGGCCGAACTTGACCTGGACGGCGGCTGGATCGGGCACCGGATCAGCAGCATCGAGAAGGCTGCCGGTGTCCGCGTGGCCTATCTCACCCGTTTCGGCGAAGGCCTGCTGCCCGACGCAGGAACCGCATACCAGGACGGCGATACCGTGCACGCCATGCTGCAGGTGGACCGCAGCGCCCTGGTCGCCCAGATCCTCGCCAAAGCCCCCGCCAAGGAGTATCAGTGA
- a CDS encoding NAD-binding protein, producing the protein MKVVIVGAGSVGSSIARELLAHKHEILLIDLKPEVIGRSGLRGAHWLVGDACELSTLQGAKVEDADVVVSATGDDKVNLVVSLLAKTEFGVGRTVGRVNNPKNDWMFNDSWGVDVAVNTPQLMTALVEEAVEIGDLVRLLTLQTGVASLVEFTVPHDSHVIGMTVGDIHWPEDATLVAILRDQAPITPSRDDVIDGGDELFFVTTIAAEDKLRELLSSAPGSIDVDASPQAAAQPAANGYGPVPDDDGFDG; encoded by the coding sequence GTGAAAGTTGTCATCGTTGGCGCCGGCAGCGTCGGTTCGTCCATCGCCCGGGAACTGCTCGCGCACAAGCACGAGATCCTCCTGATCGACCTGAAGCCCGAGGTGATCGGGCGCAGCGGCCTGCGGGGAGCGCACTGGCTGGTGGGTGACGCGTGTGAGCTCTCCACGCTCCAGGGCGCCAAGGTGGAAGACGCCGACGTCGTGGTTTCCGCCACGGGTGACGACAAAGTCAACCTGGTGGTCTCGCTGCTGGCGAAGACCGAGTTTGGGGTGGGCCGCACCGTGGGGCGGGTCAACAACCCCAAGAACGACTGGATGTTCAACGACTCCTGGGGCGTGGACGTCGCCGTCAACACACCCCAACTGATGACAGCGCTCGTGGAGGAGGCGGTGGAGATCGGCGACCTGGTCCGGCTCCTGACCCTCCAGACCGGCGTGGCCTCGCTGGTGGAGTTCACCGTGCCCCACGACTCGCACGTTATCGGCATGACCGTGGGGGACATCCATTGGCCGGAGGACGCCACCCTGGTGGCAATCCTCCGCGACCAGGCACCCATCACCCCGAGCCGGGACGACGTGATTGACGGCGGCGACGAACTCTTCTTCGTCACCACCATCGCCGCGGAGGACAAGTTGCGTGAGCTTCTCTCTTCGGCTCCCGGGAGCATCGACGTCGACGCCTCGCCGCAGGCCGCCGCCCAGCCTGCCGCCAACGGATACGGACCGGTCCCAGACGACGACGGCTTCGACGGCTAG
- a CDS encoding class I SAM-dependent RNA methyltransferase — MTVRTPPTALPATGQAGHAGEEAVLDVGPVAHGGHCVARHEGRVVFVRHAIPGEKVRARLTDAGDDAKFWRADAVEILEASPDRVEHFWHLADSGRAWGHGHPPVGGAEFGHISLARQRQLKADVLAEQLTRLAGVDPAPSFWTGGVEAVGEAHDDGSGLGWRTRASFSVTPGGKLGMHAHRSGHIVPVRDMPLATEAVNALRLWELDLQGIERVEVAAPANGSRPLVLLAPAPGTKDKRLRAIAAGLPADVSVAAFDPLSGDVTQVRGRTWVQESAAGHDYRVTGAGFWQIHRDAPETLVGAVTEFLRGGGFLQAGAVVADLYAGAGLFTAVLADAVGETGSVLSVEGAPGSSRDARKNLHSVPQVEVVQGRVERVLRQKPRNFDALLLDPPRAGAGKAVVGQLIASQPRAIAYVSCDPASFARDLGYFRRSGWELAGLRAFDLYPHTHHLETVALLTPGP; from the coding sequence GTGACCGTAAGAACCCCGCCCACCGCACTGCCGGCAACCGGCCAGGCCGGCCACGCCGGCGAAGAGGCCGTGCTCGACGTCGGGCCCGTGGCCCACGGCGGGCACTGCGTGGCCCGCCACGAAGGCCGGGTGGTCTTTGTCCGGCACGCCATCCCCGGCGAGAAAGTCCGTGCCCGGCTGACCGATGCCGGCGACGACGCCAAGTTCTGGCGGGCGGACGCCGTTGAGATACTCGAGGCGTCCCCGGACCGGGTGGAGCACTTCTGGCACCTGGCCGATTCGGGCCGGGCCTGGGGCCACGGCCACCCGCCGGTGGGCGGCGCCGAGTTCGGGCACATCAGCCTGGCCCGGCAACGGCAACTGAAAGCGGACGTCCTGGCCGAGCAGCTCACCCGGCTTGCCGGCGTCGACCCCGCGCCGTCCTTTTGGACCGGCGGCGTGGAAGCCGTGGGGGAGGCGCACGACGACGGATCCGGCCTTGGGTGGCGGACGCGCGCAAGCTTTTCGGTCACCCCCGGAGGCAAGCTGGGCATGCATGCACACCGTTCCGGGCACATTGTTCCGGTGCGGGACATGCCGCTGGCCACAGAAGCCGTCAACGCCCTGCGCCTGTGGGAGCTGGACCTGCAGGGCATCGAGCGCGTCGAAGTGGCGGCTCCGGCCAACGGTTCCCGCCCGCTGGTGCTCCTGGCGCCGGCGCCCGGAACCAAGGACAAGCGGCTGCGCGCAATTGCTGCCGGACTGCCGGCGGATGTGTCCGTGGCGGCATTCGATCCGCTCAGCGGCGACGTGACGCAGGTCCGGGGCCGGACGTGGGTGCAGGAATCGGCGGCCGGCCACGACTACCGGGTGACCGGCGCGGGCTTCTGGCAGATCCATCGCGACGCGCCGGAAACACTTGTGGGCGCTGTCACAGAATTCCTCCGCGGCGGCGGCTTCCTGCAGGCCGGGGCCGTGGTTGCGGATCTCTACGCCGGCGCCGGCCTGTTCACCGCGGTGCTGGCCGATGCCGTAGGGGAGACCGGGTCCGTGCTCTCGGTTGAAGGCGCGCCCGGATCCAGCCGTGATGCCCGCAAAAACCTCCACTCGGTACCACAGGTCGAGGTGGTCCAGGGCCGCGTGGAGCGTGTGCTCCGCCAGAAACCGCGGAACTTCGACGCCCTCCTCCTCGACCCGCCGCGGGCGGGTGCCGGGAAAGCCGTCGTCGGGCAACTCATTGCTTCGCAGCCCCGTGCCATCGCCTATGTGTCGTGCGATCCGGCGTCGTTTGCCCGTGACCTCGGTTACTTCCGCCGCTCAGGATGGGAACTCGCCGGGCTTCGGGCCTTCGACTTGTACCCCCACACCCACCACCTTGAGACGGTGGCGCTGCTGACTCCCGGTCCGTGA